Proteins encoded together in one Amphiprion ocellaris isolate individual 3 ecotype Okinawa chromosome 14, ASM2253959v1, whole genome shotgun sequence window:
- the LOC111565225 gene encoding cornifelin homolog B-like — protein MSWPVTTQPQAMLVSSKEADWSSGICGCCDDMKQCCFAFWCCPCFACITTRDFGQCLCLPLLDVFSCCIPPVAMSMRAAVRQRYGIRGSLCRDCVCSTFCLPCVWCQMSTEMKKRKIPTMLSDIISCR, from the exons ATGAGCTGGCCAGTGACGACGCAGCCTCAGGCGATGCTAGTTTCCTCCAAGGAGGCTGATTGGTCGTCTGGGATCTGCGGCTGTTGTGACGACATGAAGCAGT GCTGCTTTGCGTTCTGGTGTTGTCCGTGCTTTGCCTGTATAACCACCAGAGATTTCGGTCAgtgcctctgtctccccctgcTGGACGTGTTCAGCTGCTGCATCCCCCCCGTCGCCATGTCCATGAGGGCCGCTGTACGGCAGCGCTACGGCATCAGG GGCTCCCTGTGCAGAGACTGTGTGTGCTCCACCTTCTGTCTTCCCTGCGTTTGGTGTCAAATGTCCAcggagatgaagaagaggaaaatcCCCACCATGCTGAGTGACATCATCAGCTGCCGATGA